In the genome of Bradyrhizobium arachidis, one region contains:
- a CDS encoding ABC transporter substrate-binding protein — protein MTAVRLQVASLWVALALCIAMTGPVLAQKKYDSGASDTEIRIGNIMPYSGPASAYAAIGKAEEAYFNKVNAEGGINGRKIKFISYDDAYSPPKTVEQARKLVESDGVLLIFGSLGTSTNSAIRKYMNEKKVPQLFVASGASKWNDPKQYPWTMGWQPSYASEARIYAKYIMKEKPDAKISVLYQNDDFGKDYLKGLKDGLGAKASMIVMEDGYDTSEPAIDEHVVKLKASGADVFISITTPKFAAQAIKKAAEINWHPVHIISNVSASVGGVLEPAGIEISQGVLSATYTKDGSDPQWNADDGMKKFYNFIAQYDPKANKLDAGVVFGYAASQTMVKVLQMCGDDLTRENVMKQAASLKDFEPDTLLPGIKINTAPDNFAPIEQLQMMRFKGKKWELFGDIISSDHGH, from the coding sequence ATGACTGCCGTTCGTCTTCAGGTTGCGTCCCTGTGGGTCGCACTCGCGTTGTGCATTGCGATGACTGGCCCTGTGCTGGCGCAAAAGAAATACGACAGCGGCGCTTCCGATACCGAGATCAGAATAGGCAACATCATGCCCTATAGCGGGCCGGCCTCCGCCTATGCCGCGATCGGCAAGGCCGAGGAAGCCTATTTCAACAAGGTCAATGCCGAGGGCGGCATCAACGGCCGCAAGATCAAGTTCATCTCCTATGACGACGCCTATTCGCCGCCGAAGACGGTGGAGCAGGCCCGCAAGCTGGTCGAGAGCGACGGGGTGCTGCTGATCTTCGGCTCGCTTGGCACCTCCACCAACAGCGCGATCCGCAAATACATGAACGAGAAGAAGGTGCCGCAATTGTTCGTGGCGAGCGGCGCCTCGAAGTGGAACGATCCGAAGCAATATCCGTGGACCATGGGCTGGCAGCCGAGCTACGCCAGCGAGGCGCGCATCTACGCCAAGTACATCATGAAGGAGAAGCCGGACGCCAAGATCAGCGTGCTCTATCAGAACGACGATTTCGGCAAGGACTATCTGAAGGGCTTGAAGGACGGCCTCGGCGCGAAGGCGTCGATGATCGTGATGGAGGACGGCTACGACACCTCGGAGCCGGCGATCGACGAGCACGTCGTGAAGCTGAAGGCCTCGGGCGCCGACGTTTTCATCAGCATCACCACGCCGAAATTTGCAGCCCAAGCGATCAAGAAGGCCGCAGAGATCAACTGGCATCCGGTCCACATCATCTCCAACGTCTCGGCCTCAGTCGGCGGCGTGCTCGAGCCGGCGGGCATCGAGATCTCGCAAGGCGTGCTGTCGGCGACCTACACCAAGGACGGCTCCGACCCGCAATGGAACGCCGATGACGGCATGAAGAAGTTCTATAACTTCATCGCGCAGTACGACCCCAAGGCCAACAAGCTCGATGCCGGCGTGGTGTTCGGCTATGCCGCGTCGCAGACCATGGTGAAGGTGCTTCAGATGTGCGGCGACGACCTCACCCGCGAGAACGTCATGAAGCAGGCGGCGAGCTTGAAGGATTTCGAGCCCGACACGCTGCTGCCGGGGATCAAGATCAACACCGCACCCGACAATTTCGCCCCGATCGAGCAACTCCAGATGATGCGCTTCAAGGGCAAGAAGTGGGAGCTGTTCGGCGACATCATCTCGAGCGACCATGGGCATTGA
- a CDS encoding branched-chain amino acid ABC transporter ATP-binding protein/permease, whose amino-acid sequence MQSRLPILVFALVMAAIPFVPGMPPFWIVLLDNIGLAALVAMGLVLLTGVGGLTSFGQAAFVGFGAYTTAVLTTTYGLSPWLTLPLSLVVSGALAVLLGLITVRLSGHYLPLGTLAWGLGLFYLFSKLEFLGRNDGISAIPPLSVGAFKMLSPGSIYYAIWVAVIVSALLTMNLLDSRTGRAIRALRRGHVAAEAFGVHTPRAKLLVFIHAAVLAGLSGWLYAHLQRAVNPTPFGAQAGIEYLFIAVVGGAGYVWGGVLGAAIVVVLKEVLQSYLPLILPGSGQVETIVFGIMLVALLQLAPGGVWPWLMSFLPERSGGKKPDTSLKLEHRTRAAGEASILLQVEKARKQFGGVVAVNNVSFDVQAREIVALIGPNGAGKSTTFNLITGVLSATSGSISVLGRKVDKAPPQEIVKLGISRTFQHVKLVPDMTVLENVAIGAHLRGHSGPISSMLRLDRADEAKLLAEAARQIERVGLADQMHQLAGSLSLGQQRIVEIARALCVDPMLLLLDEPAAGLRHMEKQRLATLLRELRDGGMSVLLVEHDMGFVMNLADRIVVLDFGTKIAEGTPATIKTNPEVIKAYLGVAA is encoded by the coding sequence ATGCAGAGCCGGCTTCCCATCCTCGTCTTTGCGCTGGTCATGGCGGCGATCCCGTTCGTCCCGGGCATGCCGCCGTTCTGGATCGTGCTGCTCGACAATATCGGCCTTGCCGCCCTGGTCGCGATGGGCCTCGTGCTGCTCACCGGCGTTGGCGGCCTCACCTCGTTCGGTCAGGCGGCCTTCGTCGGCTTCGGCGCCTACACCACGGCGGTGCTGACGACGACCTACGGCCTGTCGCCGTGGCTGACGCTACCACTGTCGCTCGTGGTCAGCGGAGCGCTGGCGGTGCTGCTCGGGCTGATCACCGTCCGCCTCTCCGGCCATTATTTGCCGCTCGGCACGCTCGCCTGGGGGCTCGGCCTGTTCTACCTCTTCAGCAAGCTGGAATTCCTCGGGAGAAACGACGGCATCTCGGCGATCCCGCCGCTGTCGGTCGGCGCGTTCAAGATGCTCTCGCCCGGATCGATCTATTACGCGATCTGGGTCGCCGTGATCGTCTCGGCGCTTCTGACCATGAACCTTTTGGACTCCCGCACCGGCCGCGCCATCCGCGCGCTCCGGCGCGGCCATGTCGCGGCGGAAGCATTCGGCGTGCACACGCCGCGCGCCAAGCTTCTGGTGTTCATCCATGCCGCGGTGCTCGCCGGCCTCTCCGGCTGGCTCTACGCCCATCTGCAGCGCGCGGTGAACCCGACACCGTTCGGCGCGCAGGCCGGCATCGAATATCTCTTCATCGCGGTGGTCGGCGGCGCGGGCTATGTCTGGGGCGGCGTGCTGGGCGCGGCGATCGTCGTGGTGCTGAAGGAGGTGCTGCAAAGCTACCTGCCGCTGATCCTGCCGGGCTCCGGCCAGGTCGAGACCATCGTGTTCGGCATCATGCTGGTGGCACTGCTGCAGCTCGCGCCCGGCGGCGTCTGGCCCTGGCTGATGTCGTTCCTGCCCGAGCGCAGTGGCGGCAAGAAGCCTGATACCTCGCTGAAGCTGGAGCATCGCACACGCGCGGCTGGCGAGGCCAGCATCCTGCTTCAGGTCGAGAAAGCGCGAAAGCAATTCGGCGGCGTGGTTGCGGTCAACAACGTCTCCTTCGACGTCCAGGCCCGCGAGATCGTCGCGCTGATCGGCCCGAACGGCGCCGGCAAGAGCACGACCTTCAACCTGATCACGGGCGTGTTGTCGGCGACATCAGGCTCGATCTCGGTGCTCGGCAGGAAGGTCGACAAGGCGCCGCCGCAGGAGATCGTCAAGCTCGGCATCAGCAGGACCTTCCAGCATGTGAAGCTGGTGCCTGACATGACCGTGCTGGAGAACGTCGCGATCGGCGCGCATCTGCGCGGCCATTCCGGCCCGATCTCCTCGATGCTGCGGCTCGACCGCGCCGACGAGGCAAAACTGCTCGCCGAGGCCGCACGGCAGATCGAGCGCGTCGGACTTGCCGACCAGATGCATCAGCTCGCAGGCTCGCTGTCGCTCGGCCAGCAGCGCATCGTCGAGATCGCCCGCGCGCTCTGCGTCGATCCGATGCTGCTGCTGCTCGACGAGCCGGCCGCAGGCCTCCGTCACATGGAGAAGCAGCGGCTCGCGACGCTGTTGCGCGAGCTGCGCGACGGCGGCATGAGCGTGCTCCTGGTCGAGCATGACATGGGCTTTGTGATGAACCTCGCCGACCGCATCGTGGTGCTCGATTTCGGCACCAAGATCGCGGAAGGCACGCCCGCGACGATCAAGACCAATCCCGAAGTCATCAAGGCCTATCTCGGAGTGGCGGCATGA
- a CDS encoding branched-chain amino acid ABC transporter permease codes for MNTTIMLFLVQDGITNGAIYALLGLALVLVFAVTRVILIPQGEFVTYGALTYASLAAGQMPGTAKLALALGIGAFAFDLFVARKALHGRLIVRSLLTNVVLPAIVLALTIYFTAQKPPVAVCIALALVIVAMIGVYLYRIAFQPLAHTSVLVLLIASVGVHLALQGLGLLFFGAEGQRGPAVLSGAFTAGALRFTGQSITVYAITIAFIIGLWLFFGLTLYGKALRATAVNRLGARLAGIRTTLSGQIAFLLASVIGALSGIMIVPITTLYYDSGFLIGLKGFVAAIIGGLVSYPLTAVAALVVGIVEAFSSFYASNYKEVIVFMLLIPVLLLRSLAAPAVEEEKD; via the coding sequence TTGAATACCACCATCATGCTGTTCCTGGTGCAGGACGGCATTACCAATGGCGCGATCTACGCGCTGCTCGGCCTCGCGCTGGTGCTGGTGTTCGCCGTCACCCGCGTGATCCTGATTCCCCAGGGCGAGTTCGTCACCTATGGCGCGCTGACCTATGCCTCGCTGGCCGCCGGCCAGATGCCGGGTACGGCCAAGCTCGCGCTGGCGCTGGGCATCGGCGCCTTCGCCTTCGACCTGTTCGTGGCGCGCAAGGCGCTGCATGGGCGGCTGATCGTGCGCAGCCTCCTCACCAACGTCGTGCTGCCGGCCATCGTGCTGGCACTGACGATTTACTTCACCGCCCAGAAGCCGCCGGTCGCGGTCTGCATCGCGCTGGCGCTGGTGATCGTGGCGATGATCGGCGTCTATCTCTACCGCATCGCGTTCCAGCCGCTGGCGCACACCTCCGTGCTGGTGCTGCTGATTGCATCCGTGGGCGTCCACCTCGCGCTGCAGGGCCTCGGCCTGCTGTTCTTCGGCGCCGAAGGCCAGCGCGGACCTGCGGTGCTCTCGGGCGCCTTCACCGCAGGCGCGCTGCGCTTCACCGGCCAGAGCATCACCGTCTACGCCATCACCATCGCCTTCATCATCGGTCTCTGGCTGTTCTTCGGCCTGACGCTCTACGGCAAGGCGCTGCGCGCCACCGCCGTGAACCGGCTGGGAGCGCGGCTCGCCGGCATCCGCACCACGCTGTCGGGGCAGATCGCGTTCCTGCTGGCCTCCGTGATCGGCGCGCTGTCGGGCATCATGATCGTGCCGATCACGACGCTCTACTATGACAGCGGCTTCCTGATCGGCCTGAAGGGCTTTGTCGCCGCGATCATCGGCGGGCTCGTCAGCTATCCCCTCACTGCCGTCGCGGCGCTGGTCGTCGGCATCGTCGAGGCGTTCTCGTCCTTCTATGCCTCCAACTACAAGGAAGTGATCGTTTTCATGCTGCTGATCCCCGTGCTGCTGCTGCGCTCGCTCGCCGCGCCCGCGGTCGAGGAAGAGAAGGACTGA
- a CDS encoding ABC transporter substrate-binding protein, translated as MPAVTGKLAAASLALALIAASTSTASAQKKYDTGATDTEIKIGNIMPYSGPASAYGIIGRTEAAYFKKINEEGGINGRKINYISYDDAYSPPKTVEQARKLVESDEVLFIFNSLGTPPNSAIQKYMNSKKVPQLFVATGATKWNDPQNFPWTMGWQPNYQSETQIYAKWLLKNKPDAKIAVLYQNDDYGKDYLKGLKDGLGSKAASMIVMEESYETSEPTIDNHIVKLKSTGADVFMNITTPKFAAQAIKKNAEIGWKPLHFLNNVSASVGSVMKPAGFENGQDIISADYLKDVSDPEWNNDPGMKEFLAFMTKYFPEGDKLDKGTIVGYAVAQTLVQVLKQCGDNLTRENIMKQAASLKDFRTEALLPGVQINTSATDFAPISQLRLERFKGERWELFGDVISADVGG; from the coding sequence ATGCCCGCTGTCACCGGCAAACTTGCGGCCGCGTCACTGGCGCTCGCGCTCATTGCGGCCTCGACCTCCACTGCATCGGCCCAGAAGAAATACGATACCGGCGCGACCGACACCGAGATCAAGATCGGCAACATCATGCCCTACAGCGGACCGGCCTCCGCCTACGGCATCATCGGGCGGACCGAAGCCGCCTATTTCAAGAAGATCAACGAAGAGGGCGGCATCAACGGCCGCAAGATCAACTACATCTCCTACGACGACGCCTATTCGCCGCCGAAGACGGTGGAGCAGGCGCGCAAGCTGGTCGAGAGCGACGAGGTGCTGTTCATCTTCAACTCGCTCGGCACGCCGCCGAACTCGGCGATCCAGAAATACATGAACTCGAAGAAGGTGCCGCAGCTGTTCGTCGCCACCGGCGCCACCAAGTGGAACGATCCGCAGAACTTTCCGTGGACCATGGGCTGGCAGCCCAACTACCAGAGCGAGACGCAGATCTACGCGAAGTGGCTTTTGAAGAACAAGCCGGACGCAAAGATCGCCGTGCTTTACCAGAACGACGATTACGGCAAAGACTACCTCAAGGGCCTGAAGGACGGCCTCGGCTCGAAAGCCGCCTCGATGATCGTCATGGAGGAGAGCTATGAGACCTCCGAGCCGACCATCGACAACCACATCGTCAAGCTGAAGTCGACCGGCGCCGACGTGTTCATGAACATCACGACGCCGAAATTCGCCGCGCAGGCGATCAAGAAGAACGCCGAGATCGGCTGGAAGCCGCTGCACTTCCTCAACAACGTCTCGGCCTCGGTCGGCAGCGTGATGAAGCCCGCCGGCTTCGAGAACGGCCAGGACATCATCTCGGCCGACTATCTCAAGGACGTGTCGGATCCGGAGTGGAACAACGATCCCGGCATGAAGGAATTCCTCGCCTTCATGACCAAGTACTTCCCGGAAGGCGACAAGCTCGACAAGGGCACCATCGTCGGCTACGCGGTGGCGCAGACGCTGGTCCAGGTGCTGAAGCAATGCGGTGACAATCTCACCCGCGAGAACATCATGAAGCAGGCCGCCAGCCTGAAGGACTTCCGCACCGAGGCGCTGCTGCCGGGCGTCCAGATCAACACCTCCGCGACCGACTTTGCGCCGATCAGCCAGCTCCGGCTCGAGAGGTTCAAGGGCGAGCGCTGGGAACTGTTCGGCGACGTGATCAGCGCCGACGTCGGCGGCTAG
- a CDS encoding MarR family winged helix-turn-helix transcriptional regulator: MTVSKTAEKSSEKAADAAKGRKDAAEPQAEALQLGELSEQLGYVLKRAQLKVFENFLRCMASLQLTPAQFSVLLLVEKNPGRNQTEIASTLGILRPNFVAMLDNLESRDLCARIRSTNDRRSHILVLTDKGKAVLSRAKKLVATKHEARLNDLLGQANREALIGMLAKIANEF, translated from the coding sequence ATGACCGTTTCCAAAACCGCTGAAAAGTCTTCCGAAAAGGCCGCCGACGCGGCCAAGGGCCGCAAGGACGCGGCCGAGCCGCAGGCCGAGGCCCTCCAGCTCGGCGAACTCTCAGAGCAGCTGGGCTATGTCCTGAAGCGGGCGCAGCTCAAGGTGTTCGAGAACTTCTTGCGCTGCATGGCCTCGCTCCAGCTGACGCCAGCGCAGTTCTCGGTGCTGCTGCTGGTGGAGAAGAACCCCGGCCGTAACCAGACCGAGATCGCCTCAACGCTCGGCATCCTCCGCCCGAACTTCGTGGCCATGCTCGACAATCTGGAGAGCCGCGACCTCTGCGCGCGGATCCGCTCCACCAACGACCGCCGCTCGCACATCCTGGTCCTGACCGACAAGGGCAAGGCCGTGCTGAGCCGCGCCAAGAAGCTCGTCGCAACCAAGCACGAGGCGCGGCTGAACGACCTGCTCGGCCAGGCCAACCGCGAGGCGCTGATCGGGATGCTCGCGAAGATCGCGAACGAGTTTTGA
- a CDS encoding PaaI family thioesterase, protein MTSTDIPDGFEPLFRKSPLTEPWEPLYAKKTDKAVIIGLRLAKPHTNGRGLIHGGLITALADNAMGYSCAQATGWTTSFVTVSLSVDFVGSAEIGQWCSIESDVIKTGKTICFAQCLIKADGVVIARASGTFRVVPKPG, encoded by the coding sequence ATGACCTCCACCGACATCCCCGACGGCTTCGAGCCGCTGTTCCGCAAGAGCCCGCTCACCGAGCCCTGGGAGCCGCTTTACGCGAAGAAAACCGACAAGGCCGTCATCATCGGCCTGCGGCTGGCAAAGCCGCACACCAATGGTCGCGGCCTGATCCATGGCGGCCTCATCACCGCGCTCGCCGACAATGCGATGGGCTATAGCTGCGCACAGGCGACGGGCTGGACCACGTCATTCGTGACGGTCTCGCTCTCGGTCGATTTCGTCGGCTCCGCCGAGATCGGCCAGTGGTGTTCGATCGAGAGCGACGTGATCAAGACCGGCAAGACGATCTGCTTCGCTCAGTGCCTGATCAAGGCCGACGGCGTCGTGATCGCGCGCGCCAGCGGCACGTTCCGCGTGGTGCCGAAGCCGGGGTAA
- a CDS encoding LysR family transcriptional regulator, whose product MDRLDAMHVFVTVADLRGFAPAARKLRLSPSAVTRMIASLEEHLGARLLQRTTRQVRLTDVGTRYLERARRILADVEEADGSAREERNRPSGRLVVSAPVGFGRLHVGPVMTEYLKRYPEVACELRLSDNLVNLVEDAVDAAVRIGHLADSSLVARQVGEMRRIVVAAPAYLKRHGEPRTPEALPDHQTIQFGPSASWHFVQDGREIEVTPTPRFTSNSADAALQYAEAGGGVTRVLAYQAADGLKRGRLKILLAKYEQPALPIHIVYPTSRLLSAKVRAFIDLVVETAEWRFG is encoded by the coding sequence ATGGACCGCCTTGACGCCATGCACGTCTTCGTCACCGTTGCCGACCTGCGCGGGTTTGCGCCAGCTGCGCGAAAACTGCGGCTGTCGCCCTCGGCGGTGACGCGGATGATCGCGTCCCTGGAGGAGCATCTTGGCGCCCGGCTGCTGCAGCGGACCACGCGCCAGGTGAGATTGACCGACGTCGGCACGCGGTATCTGGAGCGCGCCCGGCGCATCCTCGCCGATGTCGAGGAGGCCGACGGCTCGGCGCGCGAGGAGCGCAACCGGCCGAGCGGGCGGCTGGTGGTGTCGGCGCCGGTCGGCTTCGGCCGGCTGCATGTCGGGCCGGTCATGACCGAATATCTGAAACGTTATCCCGAGGTCGCCTGCGAGCTCAGGCTGTCGGACAACCTCGTCAATCTCGTCGAGGACGCGGTCGACGCCGCGGTGCGCATCGGCCATCTCGCCGATTCCTCGCTGGTTGCGCGCCAGGTCGGCGAGATGCGTCGCATCGTGGTGGCCGCGCCGGCCTATCTCAAGCGCCACGGCGAGCCGAGGACGCCGGAGGCGCTGCCCGACCATCAGACCATCCAGTTCGGCCCGTCAGCCAGCTGGCACTTCGTGCAAGATGGCCGCGAGATCGAGGTGACGCCGACCCCGCGCTTCACCAGCAACAGCGCCGACGCAGCGCTGCAATATGCCGAGGCCGGCGGCGGCGTGACGCGCGTGCTCGCCTATCAGGCCGCAGACGGCCTGAAACGCGGGCGGCTGAAGATCCTGCTGGCGAAATACGAGCAGCCGGCGCTGCCGATCCACATCGTCTACCCGACCTCGCGCCTGCTCTCGGCCAAGGTGCGCGCGTTCATCGATCTCGTGGTGGAGACGGCGGAGTGGCGGTTTGGGTGA
- a CDS encoding glycerate kinase type-2 family protein, protein MTDRRPLLRALYDAAVAAAHPSTILAPHLRPLPKGRVICLAAGKGAGAMAAAAERHYLDTLGLAPERLVGIATTRHGYGLPTRRIRVVEAGHPVPDEAGLKGAADTLALAGEAGPDDLLLVLLTGGGSANWIAPVDGISFAQKQAVNKALLRSGAPIGEMNTVRKHLSRIKGGRLARAGKNAAEIVTLAISDVPHDDPSAIASGPTVPDPTTLADARAIVAKYKLAIDDAVRRALDDPANESCKPGDGAFARATFELIARPKQSLDAAVKLAQEAGYETIDLGADLEGEAREVAADHAKLALAARAQGKRVAILSGGELTVTVRGNGRGGPNQEYALALAELLKDTPDIAALAGDTDGADGGAGHPTDPAGALIDAATFAKMKALGLQPQAYLDNNDATTFFEATGDLLQPGPTLTNVNDIRVILVD, encoded by the coding sequence ATGACCGACCGACGTCCCCTGCTCCGCGCGCTCTACGACGCCGCCGTTGCTGCCGCCCATCCGAGCACGATCCTTGCGCCGCATCTGCGGCCCCTGCCCAAGGGGCGCGTGATCTGCCTCGCCGCCGGCAAGGGCGCCGGCGCGATGGCCGCCGCGGCGGAGCGGCATTATCTCGACACGCTCGGGCTCGCGCCGGAGCGCCTCGTCGGCATCGCCACCACCCGCCACGGCTATGGCCTGCCGACGCGCCGCATCCGCGTGGTCGAGGCCGGCCATCCCGTGCCTGACGAAGCTGGCCTCAAGGGCGCGGCCGACACGCTCGCGCTCGCGGGCGAGGCCGGGCCCGATGATCTGCTGCTGGTGCTGCTCACCGGCGGCGGCTCGGCGAACTGGATCGCGCCCGTCGACGGCATCAGCTTTGCGCAGAAGCAGGCGGTCAACAAGGCGCTGCTCCGCTCGGGCGCGCCGATCGGCGAGATGAATACGGTGCGCAAGCATCTGTCGCGGATCAAGGGCGGGCGGCTGGCGCGCGCCGGCAAGAATGCCGCCGAGATCGTCACGCTCGCGATCTCCGACGTGCCGCATGACGATCCCTCCGCGATCGCCTCCGGTCCCACCGTGCCGGATCCGACCACGCTCGCCGATGCGCGCGCGATCGTGGCGAAATACAAGCTCGCCATCGACGATGCCGTGCGCCGCGCGCTGGACGATCCCGCCAATGAAAGCTGCAAGCCTGGCGATGGCGCGTTCGCGCGCGCGACGTTCGAGCTGATCGCGCGTCCCAAGCAATCGCTCGATGCGGCGGTGAAGCTCGCTCAGGAGGCCGGCTATGAGACGATCGATCTCGGCGCCGACCTCGAGGGCGAGGCCCGCGAGGTCGCGGCCGATCACGCCAAGCTCGCGCTTGCAGCCCGCGCGCAAGGCAAGCGCGTCGCGATCCTCTCCGGCGGCGAGCTCACGGTCACCGTGCGCGGCAATGGCCGTGGCGGCCCCAACCAGGAATACGCGCTGGCGCTCGCCGAGCTGCTCAAGGACACGCCTGACATCGCGGCGCTCGCCGGCGATACCGACGGCGCCGATGGCGGCGCCGGCCACCCGACCGATCCCGCCGGCGCGCTGATCGATGCGGCGACGTTTGCGAAGATGAAGGCGCTGGGGCTGCAGCCGCAGGCGTATCTCGACAACAACGACGCGACCACGTTCTTCGAGGCGACGGGGGATCTGCTGCAGCCCGGCCCGACGCTGACCAACGTGAACGATATCCGCGTGATCCTGGTGGATTGA
- a CDS encoding pyridoxamine 5'-phosphate oxidase family protein has translation MTAVHTYASDVAFSRAVKSIQARKGSREGYAHAEQRGWRTEVDENLAAFLADANSFYFATASADGQPYIQHRGGPKGFLKVLDKQTLAFADYAGNRQYITQGNLSENPKAYIFVMDYAHRRRVKIWGEARVVEDDEALTMALMPKGYRARPEQVILFKIAAWDTNCPQHIPQKFDAPDVAAALAARDQRIAELEAEVAALKGKASPSASES, from the coding sequence ATGACCGCAGTTCACACCTATGCCAGCGACGTCGCCTTTTCGCGGGCGGTGAAATCGATCCAGGCCCGAAAGGGATCGCGCGAGGGCTATGCCCATGCCGAGCAGCGGGGATGGCGCACCGAGGTCGACGAGAACCTTGCGGCGTTCCTGGCTGATGCCAACAGCTTCTACTTTGCGACGGCTTCGGCGGACGGTCAGCCCTACATCCAGCATCGCGGCGGCCCTAAGGGGTTCTTGAAGGTGCTGGACAAGCAGACGCTCGCCTTCGCCGATTACGCCGGCAACCGGCAATACATCACCCAGGGAAACCTGTCCGAGAATCCCAAGGCCTACATCTTCGTGATGGACTACGCCCATCGCCGCCGTGTGAAGATCTGGGGCGAGGCGCGCGTGGTCGAGGACGACGAGGCGCTGACGATGGCGCTGATGCCGAAGGGCTATCGCGCCCGGCCGGAGCAGGTGATCCTGTTCAAGATCGCAGCCTGGGACACCAACTGCCCGCAACACATTCCGCAGAAGTTCGATGCGCCGGACGTAGCGGCCGCACTCGCGGCAAGGGACCAGCGCATCGCAGAGCTGGAAGCGGAGGTCGCGGCGCTGAAGGGAAAGGCGAGTCCATCCGCTAGCGAAAGCTAG
- a CDS encoding ABC transporter ATP-binding protein codes for MSALLSVTDAHVSYGKVEAVRSVSLEVGANQIVTIVGANGAGKTTLLSAIMGILPLKGRVAFAGQDLARLDIEDRVAMGLGLVPEHRELFVTMNVEDNLELGAFRIERSKAKASMERVYTLFPRLKERRKQFAGTLSGGEQQMLAMGRALMGEPKLLMLDEPSLGLAPIIVADIFRIVTELRAAGVSVLLVEQNAQAALKIADHAYVMELGEFVLSGKASDIAANERVAASYLGFQHESASVI; via the coding sequence ATGAGCGCCCTGTTGTCCGTCACCGACGCGCATGTGTCTTACGGCAAGGTCGAGGCCGTGCGCTCGGTCTCACTCGAGGTCGGTGCCAACCAGATCGTCACCATCGTCGGCGCCAACGGCGCCGGCAAGACCACGCTGCTCTCGGCCATCATGGGCATCCTGCCGCTGAAGGGCCGCGTCGCCTTTGCAGGCCAGGATCTCGCCCGCCTCGACATCGAGGACCGCGTCGCGATGGGCCTCGGCCTCGTCCCCGAGCACCGCGAATTGTTCGTGACCATGAATGTCGAGGACAATCTCGAGCTTGGTGCGTTCCGCATCGAGCGGAGCAAGGCGAAAGCCTCGATGGAGCGCGTCTACACGCTGTTCCCGCGGCTGAAGGAGCGGCGCAAGCAGTTCGCCGGCACGCTCTCCGGCGGCGAGCAGCAGATGCTCGCGATGGGCCGCGCGCTGATGGGCGAGCCGAAGCTGCTGATGCTGGACGAGCCGAGCCTTGGCCTTGCCCCGATCATCGTCGCCGACATCTTCCGCATCGTCACCGAGCTGCGCGCTGCCGGCGTCTCGGTGCTGCTGGTCGAGCAGAACGCGCAGGCCGCGCTGAAGATCGCGGACCACGCCTATGTGATGGAGCTCGGCGAGTTCGTGCTCAGCGGCAAGGCCAGCGACATTGCCGCGAACGAGCGGGTGGCGGCGAGCTATCTCGGCTTCCAGCACGAAAGCGCGAGTGTGATCTGA